The genomic stretch TGCGGGCGGCCGGCTGGGCGTTCGCCCGCCCCGGCGCCCTGCGCACCGGCCAGCGGCTCGCCTCCCGCACCCGGCGACTGCATCCGCGCAGCCTCCCCGGTCCCGGCAAGGCGTGGAGCGACACCCGGGATCTGCCCGCGGTACCGCCGGAGCCGTTCCGGGACTGGTGGAAGCGGACGAACGGCGGAAAGGACGGCGCCAAGTGAGCAGCAGGGAACGGATCCTGGGCCGAGTGCGGCGCGCGCTGGCGGACGTACCGGCGGGTGAGGACGCCGCGATCGAGCGCGCGTATCTACGGCAGCACGGTGACCTCGGTCCGGCGCAGACGGTGGATCTGCTGGCGGAGAACCTGGCGGACTACCGGGCGGTCGTGCACCGCACGGACACCGAGGAACTGCCTTACCTGATCATGCGGTTGCTCGCGCAGCGCGGACCGCAGTATGTGCTCGTGCCTCCAGGGCTGCCGCCGCAGTGGATGTCGGCCGCCGACCCCACGCGGGTACACGATCGCGCGGTCAGCACGCCGCAGGAGCTGGACAAGGTGGAGAGCGTGGTCACCGGCTGCGCCCTCGCCATCGCCGAGACCGGCACCCTCGTCCTCGACGGCTCCCCCGACCAGGGCCGCCGCCGCATCACTCTCGTGCCCGATCACCACATCTGTGTCGTACGGGTCCCGGACCAGGTCGTCTCCTCCGTACCGCAGGCCCTCGAACGCCTCGACCCGGCCCGTCCGCTGACCTGGATCTCCGGTCCTTCGGCGACCAGCGACATCGAGCTGGACCGGGTCGAGGGGGTGCATGGTCCGCGCATGCTGGAGGTGGTGCTGGTGAGCGATGAGGAGCGTGCGTAACGTCCGCCATTCGCCCGCCCGGGAGGCCGGGCTCCAGCGGGGCCGTTAGCGTGCGGACATGATCCGGTTCGAGCAGGTCAGCAAGCGGTATCCGGACGGGACGACCGCGGTGGACGGGCTCAGTTTCGAGGTGGGCGAGGGTGAGCTGGTGACCCTCGTGGGGCCGTCCGGCTGCGGCAAGACGACGACCATGATGATGGTCAACCGGCTGATCGAGCCGACCTCGGGGCGGATCCTGGTGGACGGCGAGGATGTCATGTCGGTCGATCCGGTGCGGCTGCGCCGCCGCATCGGGTACGTCATCCAGCAGGTGGGGCTGTTCCCGCACCGCACGATCCTCGACAACACCGCGACCGTGCCAACGCTGGTCGGCTGGAAGCGCGCCAAGGCCCGCGCCCGGGCGGCCGAGCTGCTCGATCTGGTGGGGCTCGATCCGACGACGTACGGGCCGCGCTATCCGGACCAGCTCTCCGGCGGGCAGCGGCAGCGGGTCGGCGTGGCGCGGGCGCTGGCCGCCGATCCTCCGGTGCTGTTGATGGACGAGCCCTTCGGCGCGGTGGACCCGGTGGTGCGCGAGCAGCTTCAGGACGAGTTCCTGCGGATGCAGGCCGCCGTCCGCAAGACGGTGCTGCTGGTCACGCACGACATCGAGGAGGCGGTACGGCTGGGCGACCGGATCGCGGTGTACGGGCAGGGGCGGATCGAGCAGTACGACACTCCGGGGGCCGTGCTCGGGACGCCGGCGACGCCGTACGTGGCGGAATTCGTGGGCGCGGACCGGGGATTGAAGCGGCTCTCGGTGACCGAGATCGAGGCCGACGACCTGGAACAGCCGCCGATCGCACGGCTGGACGAACCGGCGCCCGTCGTGGCCGAGCGGCTGCGCGCCGAGGGCGGCCGGTGGGTCGTGGTCCTCGACGACGCGGGCGAACTGCACGGCTGGGCCGGTCTCGACGATCTCGCCGGGGGCGGTGCCGTCGGCGACCACGCGCACCGGATGAACGCGTGGGTGCCGGTGGGGGCGCCGCTGAAGCAGGCGTTCGGGGTGATGCTCCAGCACGACGCCGGGTGGGTCGCCGTGCTGGAGGGTGCGCGCTTCCTGGGTGTCCTGACCCCGGCGAAGCTGCACGAGGCGCTGCGCCGCTCGGTGGACGCGGATGCGCGGGGCGTGGCCCGGGATCAGGTGCGGTTCGACTCCGTGGCGGACGCCTGAGCGTCAGGCACCCTTCGGCTTACGCGTCGACTCGCGGCCCAGGATGCCGAACGCCCACCGCTCGTTGAAGCCCGCGACGAACCCGATGGCGCACCAGAAGCCCCAGAAGTCCGTGCCCTTGGCGGCCGATCCGGGGCTCCCCGCGGACGGGCAGATCTCGGCGACGGTGGCCGGAACCTCGAAGACGGGCACCAGACCGCCGCTGAGCAGGAAATACACCGCGAGCGCGAGTATCCAGCCGACGAACACCCGGTACACGCCCTCGTGGCGCATGCTGCGGGCCATCTGACCGGGAACGATCAGCCCGTCCCTGGAGCTGTTCTGACGCTTTGTCAACTGCTCGGCGTTGCCCCGCAGCCGGACCAGCACACTGAGCACCGCGCCGAACGCGCCGACGCCGCCGCACACGAAAGCGCCCAGTAAATGCCAGCGGTTGGTGCAGTTGAGCGTGACGCCGAGCGCCTGAAGTATGCCGACACCCCACAGCAGCGGCACCACGAGCAGCACCAGGCTGGCGGCGGAGCCCAGCGTCAGACCGACGTTGAGGCCCCGGCTGACGGCGGTCGCACTGTCCTGCGCGAGCCGTCCCCGCAGATCCGCTATCTCCTCGTCGAGGTACTCGATGAGATGCTCGTTCGGCTTGACGTCGTCCATCCGCGGGTCGCTCAGCGCGTTCCCGAGGACGCGCTGCACAGTGACCCGCGCCGCAACCCGTGTGTTGCGCTCGAACGCGCGCTGCGAGGCGCCGTACAAGAGCTGTAGCTGAAGCTGCTGTTCGGGATACAGATCGCTGAACTTCGCGTACGCCGGGCCGAGTCCGGCCGGCACCGTATCGGTCAGTCCCTCGGGATGCAGCTCGGTGTCCGCCCCCTCGACCGACTCACGCATTCCCTGCCACCACGTGCTGTGGAGGCGTCCCCCGTCGACCGTCATGAGGTACCTGTACCGCCTTTGGGCAACGGCCGGGAAGGCGGCGCGCCGCACCAGTACGGTGACGGTTGTCACGGGCGCGTCACTTCAGCAGGCCCTTGTCCTGGAGATAGCTCCGGGCCACGTCGCTCGCCAACCGCCGCCAGCTGTCGACCTGTTGGTTGAGCGAGGCGAGATCGGAGGTGGTGAGGACGTCGTTGAGGCGGCCGAGCGCCTTGCTCACCCGCTCGCTGCCCGCACGGGCGTGGTTGACGACCGGGACGATGTAGTCGGCGTTCTGGAGACTCTTGTCGTCGCCGAGCAGGACCAGGCCGAACTCGTCCAAGGTGGCGTCGGTCGTGGTGGTCAGCACGAGCTGGTCCTCGCCGCTCTGAACGGCCCGCTTCGCCTGGGTGGTGCCGACGCCCTTGGGGTCGACGCCGGTGATGTCGATGCCGTAGGTCTTCTTCAACCCGGGTTCGCAGTAAGGGCGTTGGACACATTCGTCGCCCGCCGCGAGCTGTACCTCAAGGCCGGAGGCGCCCAGGTCGCTGAGCGTCTTGAGGTCGTGTTCGCGCGCGTAGGCGGCGGTCACGGCGAACGCGTTCTGGTCGACCGCCCGCCCGGGGTCCAGGACGGCGAGGCCCCGGGGTGCGGCCAGTTGCCGCAGCGCCGTCATCGTCTCGTCGAGGTCCGGTGAGCCGACGGGGGCGGCGTCGGCGCCGTGGGTCTTGGCGTTGAGCCAGTCCGCGAACGTGGCCGCGTACTCGGGCACGAGGTCGATCTGCCCCGACTCCAGGGCGGGTTCGTACAGTTCGCGGTTGGCGACGGTGAGCATGTCGGTGTCGTAGCCGGCCTGGTTCAGCAGCAACGCGTACATCTGGGCGAGCAGATCGCTCTCGGTGAATCCGGCCGAGCCGATGGTCAGGCTGCGGCTGTCGCCGGGCGATGCGGTGACCGCGCTCTGGTTCTCCAGGGAGGGGCCGGTGGAGCAGCCGGTGAGCAGCAGCAGGACCGCCAAGGCGCGAAGCCCTCTCATGAGGCCGCCTTCGCCCACCGCGGCGACATCCGCTCGGCGACGGCGAAGATGCCCTCCACGACCAGCGCGAAGGCGGCGACCAGCACCGCACCCGCCACCACCTGCGGTGTACTGGCCAGATTGAATCCGGCGGTGATGATCCGCCCGAGCCCGCCCCCGCCCGCCAGGGCGGCGATGGTGGCCGTCGCGACGAGTTGCACGGCGGCGATCCGGACCCCGGTCAGGAGCAGAGGGAGCGCGAGAGGCAGCTCCACGCGGAACATCACCTGCCGCCCCGTCATCCCCATGCCGCGCGCCGCCTGCACAACACTCCGGTCGACCTCGCGCATGCCGACGTAGGCATTGGTGAGCAGCGGCGGTACGGCGAACAGCACCAGGGCGACGACGGTCGGGCCCTCGCCCCAGTCCCCCACCGGGGTCAGGAGCAGGAGGACCAGGACGGCGAAGGTGGGGACGGCGCGGCCGATGTTGGAGATGTTGACGGCGAGTGCGCCGCCCTTGCCGAGATGGCCGAGCACCACGGCGACGGGCAGGGCGATCAGACAGCTGACCAGCAGACAGACCACGGTGAGGACGAGATGCTCCAGCAGCCGCTGCCAGATGCCGTCGTCCCCGGTCCAGTGGGCGGAGTCGGTGAGCCAGTCCCAGGCGCCGGTCAGGGTGTTCATGCGCGCACCGCTCTCGTCCAGGGGGTGAGCAGCCGCTGGACGCCGAGGAGCAGGATGTCGGCGACGACCGCGATCACCACGCACAGCACGGACGCGGTGAGCACCTGTGCCTTGAAGTAGGTGTTCATGCCCGCGTAGATGAGGTTGCCGAGCCCGCCGAAACCGACGATCGCGCCGACCGTGGCCAAAGAGACCGCAGAGACCGTGGCAATGCGCAGTCCGGCCATCGCGGCGGGCAGGGCGAGCGGCAGTTCGACGGTGAGGAGGAGGCGGACAGGGCCGTATCCCATGCCGCGCGCGGCCTGCCGGGTCTCCTCGGGCACCGCGCGCAGCCCGGCCAGGATGTTGCGCACCAGGAGGGTGAGCGAGTACAGGACGAGCCCCGCGACGACCAGGCTCTCAGAGAGGCCGTAGACGGGCAGGAGCAGGGAGAACATCGCCAGCGACGGGATCGTGTAGAGGATCGTCGTGACGGCGAGGACGGGTCCGGCGGCCAGTGCCCAGCGGCGGGCCAGCACGGACAGCGGCAGGGCGAGGACGAGCCCGAGGAGGACGGAGACCACAGTCAGCTGAAGGTGCTGGAGCACCGCGTCCCAGAGGATCTCGCGGCGGGTGCTCAGATAGTCGCCGCAGACCCATTCGTTGCGCGCGAGGCAGTCGTCGGGAGGCGCGGTCACCGCTCCATTGCATCGGGTGCGCCCATGGCTCTGCGCGTTGTGGTGACCCGTCTGGGGTGGGCCCGAGGACGCGGGTGTGCCTGAGTACACCCCTCGATACGGGTTCTGCGCCCAATGTGCCGCGTTCGCCGTCTCCGTAGCTTCGTGGTGGGGCGCAGGGAGTGCCTGATCGGGGAGTGATGACGATGTTTCGCACAAGCTCGCGCACGCATGACACGGGACCCGCCGCGGAGGCGCTGCGGCTGGTCAAGGTCACCAAGACCTACGGGTCCGACGACAGCGCGGTGGCCGCGCTGCGCGAGGTGACGCTGGGCCTCGGGAGCGGCACCTTCACCGCGGTGATGGGTCCTTCGGGCTCCGGCAAGACGACGCTGCTGCACTGCGCGGCGGGTCTGGAGCGGCCGGACAGCGGGATCGTCCGGGTGGACGGCGCCGAGCTGACCGGCGGTGACGAGACGGCGCTGACGAAGTTCCGGCGCGGCCGGATCGGGTTCGTGTTCCAGCAGTACAACCTGCTGGAGACGCTGACCGTCGCGCAGAACACGGTGCTGCCGCTGAAACTCGCCGGGCGGCGGGTGGACCGGCGGCGGACCCGGGAGGTGCTGGCCTCGGTCGGTCTCGGCGACCGGCTCGGGCACCGGCCGCATCAGCTCTCCGGCGGCCAGCGGCAGCGCGTCGCGATCGCCCGGGCGTTGGTCGCCGAACCCCGGGTGATCTTCGCGGACGAGCCGACGGGGGCGCTGGACATGCGCAGCGCCCGAGGCGTGCTCACGCTGCTTCAGCAGACGGTGCGGGTGCACGGGCGGACCGTGGTGATGGTGACGCACGACCCGGTCGCCGCCTCCTACGCCGACTCCGTGCTGTTCCTGGCGGACGGCCGGCTCGCGGGCCGGATGGACGCGCCGACGCCGGACGCGGTGGCCGAGCGCCTCGCGCACCTCGGCGACTCCGTGGCGAAGGAGGTGTGAGCGATGTTCCTGCTGGCAATGCGGTCGATCCGGCAGCGGCCCGGACGGTTCCTGGCGACGCTGCTGGCCGCATTCCTGGGCGCGGCGATCATCATGACGTTCAACTCGCTGCACGACACGGCGTCTCAGGACGGCGTCGACTCCACGAGCGCGGAGACGCTGACCACGGCGGCGAGCGTCGTGGGCGGCTACGGCACGCTGCTGGTGTTCTTCGCCGTGGCCTCGACGCTGACGGTCAACGTCCGTCAGCGGACGGCCGAGTTGGAGCTGCTGCGCTGCTCGGGGGCGACCCCGGCGCAGCTCAGGCGGATGGTCGTGGGTGAGGCGGTGGCAGTGGCGCTGATCGGAGCGTCTCTGGCGATCGGCCCGGCGATGCTCGGCGGGCAGTGGCTGCTCGACATCTTCCAGGACAGCGGACAGGTGGCCGATTCCGTCGACCACTCCTTCGGCACGGTCGCGTTCATGACGGGCTTCGACATCACCCTCCTCGCGTCGGCGGGCGCCGCGTTCCTCGCGGTGCGGCGGGCGACGCGCTGGGCGCGACGGCACGGCAGGGCGCGGACGTTCCTCACGTACGGGGCGCTCGCGGTCGGCGCCCTCGCGGTGTGCTCCACGTTCGCCTTCTCGGCGACGGACGAGGCGCTGATGGCTCCGCCGGCCTATGGGGCGATCCTGCTGTCGGTCGGGTTCGCACTGATGGCGCCGCGGCTGCTCGCGGGGGTGCTGGACCGGCTGGAGCTGAATGGTGCGAGTGGCTGGCTGGCGGTGCGGAATCTGCGGCAGCGGGTCGGCGAGCTGGCCGGGACCCTGATGTCGCTGATCCTCTTCACGGCCGTCTCCACGGCCACGCTCACCATGCAGGCGGTGGAGAGCGAGGCCCTCGAGGCCTCGGGCGCGGTGAAGTCCGTCGACGCCAAGAACCTGGAGACGCTCAACTTCACGGTCGTCGGCATCATCGTGGTCTTCGTCTGCGTGATGCTGGTCAATTCGCTCTACGCGGCCACCACTTACCGCTCCCGGGAGTTCGGCCAACAGCGGCTGGCGGGGGCGACACCCGGTCAGGTGCTGGGTGTGGTGGGCGCCGAGGGGCTGATCCTGACGCTGACCGGGGTGGCGTTCGGCGTGGTGGCGGCGCTGGCGGGCATCGTCCCGTTCACCGTCGTCCGCACCGACCAGGTGCTGCCGGGCGAGGTCTACGGCATCGGCGCGGCGATGGCTCTCATCGGCGCGGCGGCGACGCTGGGCACGAGCCTGGTGACGGCGCGGCGGGTGCTGCGGACTCCGGCGGTGGGGGCGGTTGCGGTGGCGTGACGCACCTCGCCCGGGGGGCGGTCGCTTCGGCGGCCGCCCCCTTGTCGCGTTCGGGCGGCTACTTCATCCCGGCCGCGTCCATCAGCGCCGTGACCGTCGCGGTAGTCAGTCCGTCCAGCGTCTCGATCCCGGCTCCGGCGCGGGCGCTGGCCCCGTCGAAGACCAGCATCAGCTGGCGGGCGAGCAGCTCCGGGTCGCGGGCGCCACCCTCCTCGACGCGCGTACGGAAGGTCTCCTGAAGGCGTTCCTTGACCGAGCGGGCGACCACGCTCGCCGGATGCTCGGGGTCCTTCAGCTCGACCAGCGCCGCCAGGAACGGGCAGCCGTGATAGCCGGGCTCGGTGGTGGCGCGCTCCATCTGCGCGAAGAGGCCCAGGATCCACGCGCGGGGCGTGCCGGCGTCCTCGGCGGCGGGCCGCAGCTGGGCGTCGTACACCGGAATCCGGCGCTCCAGGCTTGCCGCGAGGACCTCGTCCTTGCTCGCGAAGAGCTGGTACATCGACCGCTTGGAGACCCCGGCGGACCGGCACAGCGCCTCGACGCCGATGGAGACCCCGTCGCGGTAGAAGAGCTCGGCGGCCGCGTCGAGGAGCCGGTCCTTGGTGGACGCCTTGTCTGTGGCCATAGGGCGAGATTACAGCGACACGAGAAGAATCGGAAACCGATCGGTATCCGATCACGTCTAGGTCTGTTACTGGTCACTTTCCACGTGACATGAGCGGTGAACAAGCGCTTAGATAGGTGACAGCACCTGCCCCGGAGGCTGACCTGGAGGCCCCGTTGTTCACATCCGTCGACGACGTCGCCGCGCGTCTTGCCGAGACCGGCTACCTCGCCTCACCCGCGGTCGCCACGACCGTCTTCCTCGCCGACCGGCTGGGCAAGCCGCTGCTGGTCGAGGGCCCCGCCGGGGTCGGCAAGACGGAGCTGGCCAAGGCCGTCGCCGAGGTCGCCGGGGCCCGGCTGATCCGCCTCCAGTGCTACGAGGGTGTCGACGAGTCCCGCGCGCTGTACGAGTGGAACCACGCCAAGCAGCTGCTGCGGATCAGCGCGGGACGCGACGAGACCTGGGACGAGACCCGCACGGACATCTTCAGCGAGGAGTTCCTGCTCCCTCGCCCGCTGCTCACGGCGATCCGCGGCGACGACCCGAAGGTGCTGCTGATCGACGAGACGGACAAGGCGGACGTCGAGGTCGAGGGCCTGCTGCTGGAGGTGCTCAGCGACTTCCAGGTCACGGTCCCCGAACTGGGCACCGTCACGGCGACCCGCCGCCCCTTCGTCGTCCTCACCTCCAACGCCAGCCGCGAACTGTCGGAAGCGTTGCGCCGCCGCTGCCTCTTCCTGCACATCGGCTTCCCCGACGAGGAGTTGGAGCGTCGGATCGTCCGGCTCAAGGTGCCCGGGCTCGACGAGGCGCTGGCCCGCTCGGTGGTCCGGGTGGTGGGTGCGCTGCGCGCCATGGACCTGCGCAAGCTCCCGTCGGTCGCCGAGACCATCGACTGGGCGCGCACCCTGCTGGCGCTCGGCGCCGACACCCTGGACGAGACCGTCGTACGGGACAGTCTCGGCGTACTCCTCAAGCACCAGGAGGACGTCCTCAAGGCCACCTCCAAGCTCGATCTGGACGCTCTGTGACCACCCTCGCCGGGGTCGCCGAGCGGCTGACGTCGCTGGTCGCGGCGCTGCGCACGCACGGCATCCGGATCGGCACCGGTGAGACCGTGGACGCGGCCGAGGCGGTGGCGGCGCTCGGACTGACGGACCGGGAGCTGCTGCGGGAGGGTCTGGCGGCGACCCTGTTGCACGGTCCGGCTCAACGGCCGGTGTTCGACACGGTCTTCGACCTGTACTTCCCGCGCGGTGTCGGCGCGCCGGAGGGAGAGGCTGCGGGACGGGACGAGCTGCGGGACCGGCTGGCGTCGGCGCTCGCCGCGAACGACCGGGCGTTGCTCGGCAGGTTGGCGGTGGAGGCGGTCGACGGCTTCGGCGGCTACGGCTCCTCCCCCGGATCGGACGGCTGGTCGTCGCACCAGGCACTCGACCGGATCCGGCCGCAGACGCTGCTGGCCGGGGTCCGCGACGACATCCGTGCCCGGGGCGGAAGTTCAGGGTTCACCGACCGGCTGCTCGAGGACGAGATCCGGCAGCGCATCGAGGCGTTCCGGGCCCTGGTGAGCGCGGAGGCGCGGCGCCGGGTGGCGGAGCGGCGCGGCCGGGACGAGATCGCCCGGCGGGCGGTGGCCCCGACCGCCGACCGGGTCGACTTCCTGTTCGCCGGCAAGGCCCAACTCGCCGAGCTGCGCAGGGCGGTTCAGCCCCTCGCCCGCAAGCTGGCCACCCGCCTCGCGGCCCGCCGACGCCGCGCCGCGCGGGGCTCGATCGAT from Streptomyces davaonensis JCM 4913 encodes the following:
- a CDS encoding TetR/AcrR family transcriptional regulator; its protein translation is MATDKASTKDRLLDAAAELFYRDGVSIGVEALCRSAGVSKRSMYQLFASKDEVLAASLERRIPVYDAQLRPAAEDAGTPRAWILGLFAQMERATTEPGYHGCPFLAALVELKDPEHPASVVARSVKERLQETFRTRVEEGGARDPELLARQLMLVFDGASARAGAGIETLDGLTTATVTALMDAAGMK
- a CDS encoding ABC transporter substrate-binding protein — its product is MRGLRALAVLLLLTGCSTGPSLENQSAVTASPGDSRSLTIGSAGFTESDLLAQMYALLLNQAGYDTDMLTVANRELYEPALESGQIDLVPEYAATFADWLNAKTHGADAAPVGSPDLDETMTALRQLAAPRGLAVLDPGRAVDQNAFAVTAAYAREHDLKTLSDLGASGLEVQLAAGDECVQRPYCEPGLKKTYGIDITGVDPKGVGTTQAKRAVQSGEDQLVLTTTTDATLDEFGLVLLGDDKSLQNADYIVPVVNHARAGSERVSKALGRLNDVLTTSDLASLNQQVDSWRRLASDVARSYLQDKGLLK
- a CDS encoding FtsX-like permease family protein; translation: MFLLAMRSIRQRPGRFLATLLAAFLGAAIIMTFNSLHDTASQDGVDSTSAETLTTAASVVGGYGTLLVFFAVASTLTVNVRQRTAELELLRCSGATPAQLRRMVVGEAVAVALIGASLAIGPAMLGGQWLLDIFQDSGQVADSVDHSFGTVAFMTGFDITLLASAGAAFLAVRRATRWARRHGRARTFLTYGALAVGALAVCSTFAFSATDEALMAPPAYGAILLSVGFALMAPRLLAGVLDRLELNGASGWLAVRNLRQRVGELAGTLMSLILFTAVSTATLTMQAVESEALEASGAVKSVDAKNLETLNFTVVGIIVVFVCVMLVNSLYAATTYRSREFGQQRLAGATPGQVLGVVGAEGLILTLTGVAFGVVAALAGIVPFTVVRTDQVLPGEVYGIGAAMALIGAAATLGTSLVTARRVLRTPAVGAVAVA
- a CDS encoding vWA domain-containing protein, with the protein product MTTLAGVAERLTSLVAALRTHGIRIGTGETVDAAEAVAALGLTDRELLREGLAATLLHGPAQRPVFDTVFDLYFPRGVGAPEGEAAGRDELRDRLASALAANDRALLGRLAVEAVDGFGGYGSSPGSDGWSSHQALDRIRPQTLLAGVRDDIRARGGSSGFTDRLLEDEIRQRIEAFRALVSAEARRRVAERRGRDEIARRAVAPTADRVDFLFAGKAQLAELRRAVQPLARKLATRLAARRRRAARGSIDLRRTLRGSLSTGGVPMKPVLRRRRPVRPELVLLCDVSGSVSGFSDFTMLLVQALHDQFSKVRVFAFVNRIDEVTGLLVHGRADPQGLGAHIQAEATLTGWHGSSDYGVALGEFAERYGAAVGPRTTVFVLGDARTNMSDPNLAAVRQITERARRVYWLNPEQASSWGTGDSAAPEYAELVEMHECRNARQLSDLVARLLPV
- a CDS encoding ABC transporter permease, encoding MTAPPDDCLARNEWVCGDYLSTRREILWDAVLQHLQLTVVSVLLGLVLALPLSVLARRWALAAGPVLAVTTILYTIPSLAMFSLLLPVYGLSESLVVAGLVLYSLTLLVRNILAGLRAVPEETRQAARGMGYGPVRLLLTVELPLALPAAMAGLRIATVSAVSLATVGAIVGFGGLGNLIYAGMNTYFKAQVLTASVLCVVIAVVADILLLGVQRLLTPWTRAVRA
- a CDS encoding ABC transporter ATP-binding protein yields the protein MFRTSSRTHDTGPAAEALRLVKVTKTYGSDDSAVAALREVTLGLGSGTFTAVMGPSGSGKTTLLHCAAGLERPDSGIVRVDGAELTGGDETALTKFRRGRIGFVFQQYNLLETLTVAQNTVLPLKLAGRRVDRRRTREVLASVGLGDRLGHRPHQLSGGQRQRVAIARALVAEPRVIFADEPTGALDMRSARGVLTLLQQTVRVHGRTVVMVTHDPVAASYADSVLFLADGRLAGRMDAPTPDAVAERLAHLGDSVAKEV
- a CDS encoding ABC transporter permease, encoding MNTLTGAWDWLTDSAHWTGDDGIWQRLLEHLVLTVVCLLVSCLIALPVAVVLGHLGKGGALAVNISNIGRAVPTFAVLVLLLLTPVGDWGEGPTVVALVLFAVPPLLTNAYVGMREVDRSVVQAARGMGMTGRQVMFRVELPLALPLLLTGVRIAAVQLVATATIAALAGGGGLGRIITAGFNLASTPQVVAGAVLVAAFALVVEGIFAVAERMSPRWAKAAS
- a CDS encoding ABC transporter ATP-binding protein; protein product: MIRFEQVSKRYPDGTTAVDGLSFEVGEGELVTLVGPSGCGKTTTMMMVNRLIEPTSGRILVDGEDVMSVDPVRLRRRIGYVIQQVGLFPHRTILDNTATVPTLVGWKRAKARARAAELLDLVGLDPTTYGPRYPDQLSGGQRQRVGVARALAADPPVLLMDEPFGAVDPVVREQLQDEFLRMQAAVRKTVLLVTHDIEEAVRLGDRIAVYGQGRIEQYDTPGAVLGTPATPYVAEFVGADRGLKRLSVTEIEADDLEQPPIARLDEPAPVVAERLRAEGGRWVVVLDDAGELHGWAGLDDLAGGGAVGDHAHRMNAWVPVGAPLKQAFGVMLQHDAGWVAVLEGARFLGVLTPAKLHEALRRSVDADARGVARDQVRFDSVADA
- a CDS encoding AAA family ATPase, giving the protein MFTSVDDVAARLAETGYLASPAVATTVFLADRLGKPLLVEGPAGVGKTELAKAVAEVAGARLIRLQCYEGVDESRALYEWNHAKQLLRISAGRDETWDETRTDIFSEEFLLPRPLLTAIRGDDPKVLLIDETDKADVEVEGLLLEVLSDFQVTVPELGTVTATRRPFVVLTSNASRELSEALRRRCLFLHIGFPDEELERRIVRLKVPGLDEALARSVVRVVGALRAMDLRKLPSVAETIDWARTLLALGADTLDETVVRDSLGVLLKHQEDVLKATSKLDLDAL
- a CDS encoding LutC/YkgG family protein → MSSRERILGRVRRALADVPAGEDAAIERAYLRQHGDLGPAQTVDLLAENLADYRAVVHRTDTEELPYLIMRLLAQRGPQYVLVPPGLPPQWMSAADPTRVHDRAVSTPQELDKVESVVTGCALAIAETGTLVLDGSPDQGRRRITLVPDHHICVVRVPDQVVSSVPQALERLDPARPLTWISGPSATSDIELDRVEGVHGPRMLEVVLVSDEERA